Proteins found in one Litorihabitans aurantiacus genomic segment:
- a CDS encoding S-layer homology domain-containing protein produces MTFVDVMPETKFAAEIGWLAERGIARGWDLPDGSKEFRPVTPVARDAMAAFLYRLADEPDFDAPEVSPFTDVSTDNQFYKEIAWLHAERISTGWDNGDGTYSFRPLEPIARDAMAAFLFRLADPQDVQAPATSSFTDVAPGQDFFTEISWLASTGIATGWVGNDGTSIYRPLEHVNRDAMAAFMQRWATREG; encoded by the coding sequence GTGACGTTCGTCGACGTGATGCCCGAGACGAAGTTCGCGGCGGAGATCGGGTGGCTGGCGGAGCGCGGGATCGCGCGGGGCTGGGACCTGCCGGACGGGAGCAAGGAGTTCCGTCCGGTGACGCCGGTGGCGCGTGATGCGATGGCGGCGTTCCTGTACCGCCTGGCCGACGAGCCGGACTTCGACGCACCGGAGGTCTCCCCGTTCACGGACGTGAGCACGGACAACCAGTTCTACAAGGAGATCGCCTGGCTGCACGCCGAGAGGATCTCCACGGGCTGGGACAACGGGGACGGGACGTACTCCTTCCGCCCGCTCGAGCCGATCGCGCGCGACGCCATGGCGGCGTTCCTGTTCCGCCTGGCCGATCCGCAGGATGTCCAGGCACCGGCGACCTCGTCCTTCACCGACGTCGCTCCCGGTCAGGACTTCTTCACGGAGATCTCGTGGCTCGCCTCGACGGGAATCGCGACGGGGTGGGTCGGGAACGACGGTACGTCCATCTACCGCCCCCTCGAGCACGTCAACCGCGATGCCATGGCGGCCTTCATGCAGCGGTGGGCGACCCGCGAAGGCTGA
- a CDS encoding family 20 glycosylhydrolase has protein sequence MSRTRTRARRAAGGALAVVMTGLAALVAVPAAAAPEPPAPVGPDPRSSVVPSVDGWEPGGAGAGFELTDGTAIVLEDADQLSATAEMTAAELSEVVDVVEVETGGEAGAGDVELVLDPARDDLGEEGYELEVAESVTITAAEPAGVFYGTRTLVQLLTGSTTLAPGSAVDQPEYEERGITLCACIIGISTDFIDRLLDEMSYFKLNYLLLELKLKVDAYPQTHTWSYYSKEQVAELVEKAGRYNIDVIPEINSPGHMAIWLENMPELQLQNRDGERDEYRMDITRDESFEFYTTLIDEYFEVFDSEYWHMGVDEYMIFSGYEDFPQIQEFASETIDPEATPDDVVAWYVNRVNEFVKSRGKTLRIWNDGVQTDNEFVDFDTDIVIEWWRPLESTVDPEQFMDWGHRMMNASVDLYHIRGGYNVNARGLYEQRWTPENFYEIGDVGPNELITGAKFSMWPDDGTPNEAENTVQERMFEAIRFVGQSTWSNSHPWTTYGDFRATMDDIGRPPLWDAGEVLPLDAGQVRLVAEGGTLSAAPDGSLAIGEQVTAWNLEPTPDDYYTLTDSEGLCLGVSRDGTIRQAVPIEIGADVTAQGCDGSTMQRWEFSTVDGGYEIVNAASQQHLSVAKDLVDVPVAYAEPKTVEDGRIVQTPADWGRTVWQVEATALLTVDAEPSGVEPGSTATVTAALENTSSEQLSDLTLRVTEVPRGWTIDPQETEVGDLPTGAAFEQTFTLTNASASSVTGSVSFEAVTAANEVVASGRTRVAPICAAGRTRPVGVTGFSSEQLTGEVAPNGPAVAAVDGDPRTFWAAQWSPEQLEHPHSIVVDLGQSIETCGVGVWGRVIGGDNGRIADYEVYTSESVSTVEGDWGEPAASGTFVNSGERQDAVFAPRAARYVKLVALSEVNGKDFATLAEIEAWGPDILEASWSPSVALDVDQVAPGGTVTASVSGLPAGDAVEVRLGVPGAEPGAEPLATGRADGEGEAAVELTVPVGTQPGAYDVVALGVASQGRRPRR, from the coding sequence ATGTCGAGGACGCGAACACGTGCGAGGAGGGCGGCGGGCGGGGCGCTCGCCGTCGTCATGACGGGACTGGCGGCGCTGGTCGCTGTGCCGGCGGCGGCGGCACCCGAGCCTCCGGCGCCGGTGGGACCGGACCCGAGGTCCTCGGTCGTTCCCTCGGTGGACGGGTGGGAGCCGGGCGGAGCGGGGGCCGGGTTCGAGCTGACCGACGGCACCGCCATCGTGCTCGAGGACGCGGACCAGCTCTCGGCCACCGCGGAGATGACGGCGGCCGAGCTCAGCGAGGTCGTCGACGTCGTCGAGGTCGAGACGGGTGGCGAGGCGGGTGCGGGCGACGTCGAGCTCGTCCTCGACCCCGCGCGGGACGATCTGGGTGAGGAGGGGTACGAGCTCGAGGTCGCCGAGTCGGTGACCATCACGGCGGCCGAGCCGGCGGGTGTCTTCTACGGCACGCGCACGCTGGTGCAGCTGCTGACGGGCTCCACGACGCTGGCGCCGGGAAGCGCTGTGGACCAGCCGGAGTACGAGGAGCGCGGCATCACGCTATGCGCCTGCATCATCGGCATCTCGACGGACTTCATCGATCGACTCCTCGACGAGATGTCGTACTTCAAGCTCAACTACCTGCTGCTCGAGCTCAAGCTCAAGGTGGACGCCTACCCGCAGACCCACACCTGGTCCTACTACAGCAAGGAGCAGGTCGCCGAGCTGGTGGAGAAGGCCGGTCGCTACAACATCGACGTCATCCCGGAGATCAACTCGCCGGGGCACATGGCGATCTGGCTCGAGAACATGCCGGAGCTCCAGCTGCAGAACCGGGACGGTGAACGCGACGAGTACCGGATGGACATCACGCGCGACGAGTCCTTCGAGTTCTACACGACGCTCATCGACGAGTACTTCGAGGTCTTCGACTCCGAGTACTGGCACATGGGCGTGGACGAGTACATGATCTTCAGCGGCTACGAGGACTTCCCCCAGATCCAGGAGTTCGCCTCCGAGACCATCGACCCCGAGGCCACGCCCGACGACGTCGTGGCCTGGTACGTCAACCGTGTCAACGAGTTCGTGAAGTCGCGCGGGAAGACCCTGCGGATCTGGAACGACGGCGTGCAGACCGACAACGAGTTCGTCGACTTCGACACGGACATCGTGATCGAGTGGTGGCGGCCGCTCGAGAGCACGGTCGACCCCGAGCAGTTCATGGACTGGGGTCACCGCATGATGAACGCCTCGGTGGACCTCTATCACATTCGCGGCGGCTACAACGTCAACGCGCGTGGGTTGTACGAGCAGCGATGGACCCCGGAGAACTTCTACGAGATCGGCGACGTCGGGCCGAACGAGCTCATCACCGGTGCGAAGTTCAGCATGTGGCCCGACGACGGCACCCCGAACGAGGCCGAGAACACGGTCCAGGAGCGGATGTTCGAGGCGATCAGGTTCGTGGGCCAGTCCACGTGGTCGAACTCCCACCCGTGGACGACCTACGGCGACTTCCGCGCGACGATGGACGACATCGGTCGACCGCCGCTGTGGGATGCCGGCGAGGTGCTCCCGCTCGACGCCGGTCAGGTCCGCCTCGTCGCGGAGGGCGGAACCTTGAGTGCTGCGCCTGACGGTTCGCTCGCGATCGGGGAGCAGGTCACCGCGTGGAACCTCGAGCCCACCCCGGACGACTACTACACCTTGACCGACTCTGAGGGCCTGTGCCTGGGGGTCTCCCGGGACGGCACGATCCGACAGGCGGTGCCGATCGAGATCGGTGCGGACGTGACGGCGCAGGGGTGCGACGGCTCGACGATGCAGCGGTGGGAGTTCTCGACGGTCGACGGTGGTTACGAGATCGTCAACGCCGCGTCGCAGCAGCACCTGTCCGTCGCCAAGGACCTGGTGGACGTTCCGGTCGCGTACGCCGAGCCCAAGACCGTCGAGGACGGACGGATCGTGCAGACCCCCGCCGACTGGGGGCGCACGGTCTGGCAGGTGGAGGCCACGGCTCTTCTCACCGTCGACGCGGAGCCTTCCGGCGTTGAGCCGGGGTCAACGGCAACCGTGACCGCGGCGCTCGAGAACACCTCGAGCGAGCAGCTCTCGGACCTCACGCTCCGCGTCACCGAGGTGCCACGGGGCTGGACGATCGACCCCCAGGAGACCGAGGTGGGTGACCTGCCGACCGGCGCAGCCTTCGAGCAGACGTTCACGCTCACCAACGCATCGGCGTCGTCCGTGACGGGTTCGGTGTCGTTCGAGGCTGTCACGGCTGCGAACGAGGTCGTCGCGTCCGGCCGCACACGCGTGGCACCCATCTGCGCCGCCGGTCGGACCCGTCCGGTGGGGGTGACCGGGTTCAGCTCGGAGCAGCTGACCGGTGAGGTCGCGCCCAACGGTCCCGCGGTCGCCGCGGTCGACGGAGACCCACGGACTTTCTGGGCGGCCCAGTGGAGTCCCGAGCAGCTCGAACACCCGCACTCCATCGTGGTCGACCTGGGTCAGTCGATCGAGACGTGCGGCGTAGGGGTCTGGGGTCGGGTGATCGGCGGTGACAACGGCCGGATCGCGGACTACGAGGTCTACACCTCGGAGTCCGTCTCGACCGTCGAGGGGGACTGGGGCGAGCCGGCGGCGTCCGGCACGTTCGTCAACAGCGGTGAGCGCCAGGACGCGGTCTTTGCTCCACGCGCGGCCCGCTACGTGAAGCTCGTGGCGCTGTCGGAGGTGAACGGCAAGGACTTCGCGACGCTCGCGGAGATCGAGGCGTGGGGTCCGGACATCCTCGAGGCGAGCTGGAGCCCGAGCGTGGCGCTCGACGTCGACCAGGTGGCTCCGGGCGGGACGGTGACCGCCTCGGTCTCGGGTCTGCCCGCCGGTGATGCGGTCGAGGTGCGGCTGGGGGTGCCGGGTGCGGAGCCCGGGGCCGAGCCGCTGGCGACCGGTCGTGCCGACGGTGAGGGTGAGGCTGCGGTCGAGCTCACCGTTCCGGTCGGCACGCAGCCCGGCGCGTACGACGTCGTGGCGCTGGGGGTCGCCTCGCAGGGGAGGCGACCGCGGCGCTGA
- a CDS encoding AAA family ATPase has protein sequence MSTHLAPKTSPISYDDGQRATELLARLGEVFDQRIVGQRGLRTALVTSLLAGGHVLLESVPGLAKTLSAQTLASGVSGTFRRIQCTPDLMPNDIIGTQIYNYATGEFSTQLGPVHANLVLLDEINRSSAKTQSAMLEAMQEKQTSIGGEIYPLPKPFMVLATQNPIEEEGTYVLPEAQMDRFLMKEVLTYPGPEDEVDILQRMSSGSLSAPLTTEPITIEDTVFLQKLVDKVYVDTAIKQYIVALINTTRGGGPRPLPGFNQHVRVGASPRGSIALMRVGQALALQNGRAYVVPDDVKQLRHAVLRHRIVRTYDALANNVPPESLIDAVFAAVPSP, from the coding sequence TTGTCCACTCATCTGGCACCGAAGACCAGTCCGATCTCCTACGACGACGGTCAGCGCGCCACCGAGCTGCTCGCGCGCCTGGGTGAGGTCTTCGACCAGCGCATCGTGGGTCAGCGGGGCCTGCGGACGGCACTCGTCACCTCGCTCCTGGCCGGCGGGCACGTGCTCCTCGAGTCCGTACCGGGCCTCGCCAAGACGCTGAGCGCCCAGACGCTCGCCTCCGGGGTGAGCGGCACGTTCCGCCGCATCCAGTGCACGCCCGACCTCATGCCGAACGACATCATCGGCACCCAGATCTACAACTACGCGACGGGCGAGTTCTCCACCCAGCTCGGCCCGGTGCACGCCAACCTGGTGCTGCTGGACGAGATCAACCGCTCCAGCGCCAAGACGCAGTCGGCGATGCTCGAGGCGATGCAGGAGAAGCAGACCTCGATCGGCGGCGAGATCTACCCGCTCCCCAAGCCGTTCATGGTGCTGGCCACGCAGAACCCCATCGAGGAGGAGGGCACCTACGTGCTGCCCGAGGCCCAGATGGACCGCTTCCTCATGAAGGAGGTGCTGACCTACCCCGGGCCCGAGGATGAGGTCGACATCCTCCAGCGCATGTCCAGCGGCTCGCTCTCCGCCCCGCTGACGACCGAGCCCATCACCATCGAGGACACGGTCTTCCTGCAGAAGCTGGTCGACAAGGTCTACGTCGACACGGCGATCAAGCAGTACATCGTGGCGCTCATCAACACCACGCGCGGCGGCGGTCCGCGCCCGCTTCCCGGTTTCAACCAGCACGTCCGGGTCGGCGCCTCGCCGCGCGGCTCGATCGCACTGATGCGCGTCGGCCAGGCGCTCGCGCTGCAGAACGGCCGCGCCTACGTCGTCCCGGACGACGTCAAGCAGCTGCGCCACGCCGTCCTGCGCCACCGCATCGTGCGCACCTACGACGCGCTGGCCAACAACGTGCCGCCGGAGTCGCTCATCGACGCGGTGTTCGCGGCGGTCCCGAGCCCGTGA
- a CDS encoding DUF58 domain-containing protein, whose product MSTTGPSTPSRSGTVGSSQAHSRLAAVRARLDLPLVRRAAGLLDGRHRSIFSGHGQDFDEMALYLPGDDVGDIDWKASASTGHPVIRRFQRESNLAMVLAVDTGRNMAALAPDGSTKADIARFVADVIGYLARGRGDQLALVAGDRERVVQIPARGGTEHMEMLLRRIDAMFALDAPPSNITHVLDRVLTWFTRRSLVVVITDEVRPPLEAEQTVKRLRTRHELLVVQVADALPTAFGDEAVDDVDAPLGIPEFLRARADMAEEARDAVARRRSDVQAMLRRYGVQTVTVSSEADAVDRLMDLLRRSRRARQ is encoded by the coding sequence GTGAGCACCACCGGCCCGAGCACGCCGAGCAGGTCGGGCACCGTCGGCTCGAGCCAGGCGCACTCGCGCCTGGCCGCCGTGCGCGCGCGCCTCGACCTGCCGCTCGTGCGTCGCGCCGCCGGTCTGCTCGACGGCCGCCACCGCTCGATCTTCTCCGGCCACGGCCAGGACTTCGACGAGATGGCCCTCTACCTGCCGGGCGACGACGTCGGCGACATCGACTGGAAGGCGTCCGCGAGCACAGGTCACCCCGTGATCCGTCGCTTCCAGCGCGAGTCCAACCTCGCGATGGTGCTGGCGGTCGACACCGGCCGCAACATGGCCGCGCTCGCCCCCGACGGCAGCACGAAGGCCGACATCGCGCGGTTCGTGGCCGACGTCATCGGCTACCTCGCCCGCGGCCGCGGCGACCAGCTCGCCCTCGTGGCGGGCGACCGCGAGCGCGTGGTGCAGATCCCGGCGCGCGGCGGCACGGAGCACATGGAGATGCTCCTGCGACGCATCGATGCGATGTTCGCGCTCGACGCCCCGCCCTCGAACATCACGCACGTGCTCGACCGGGTGCTGACCTGGTTCACGCGCCGCAGCCTCGTCGTCGTGATCACCGACGAGGTGCGACCGCCGCTGGAGGCCGAGCAGACCGTCAAGCGGCTGCGCACGCGCCACGAGCTGCTCGTGGTCCAGGTGGCCGACGCGCTCCCCACCGCGTTCGGGGACGAGGCGGTCGACGACGTCGACGCCCCGCTCGGGATCCCCGAGTTCCTGCGCGCCCGCGCGGACATGGCGGAGGAGGCGCGCGACGCCGTCGCCCGCCGCCGCTCCGACGTCCAGGCGATGCTGCGCCGCTACGGCGTGCAGACCGTGACCGTCTCCAGCGAGGCCGACGCCGTCGACCGCCTCATGGACCTGCTGCGCAGGAGTCGCCGTGCGCGCCAGTGA
- a CDS encoding vWA domain-containing protein — MVTSALERPWLIALAVVVLLAVAVFGYLTRTGPQRPDGVRWVANASYLTQLASFRSRLTRYRVGLGAVAVVALTGGVAAGVLLARPVDRQVLNSELATRDIVLCLDVSGSMVEYDAEIVDQFLTLVEGFDGERIALSIWNQTSRTVFPLTDDYALIAEELEAARTALDFDINAYYNGSYDEDALDRLLAFITGTELGGEQSSSLIGDGLASCGLLFDEADSERSRTIILASDNQVLGTPIYSLPDAADAVAEREIGLIGIYAGASTNTSAAEQKEYEDVVAAQEGLYFEASDPSAVDAIIDRIQSQQAIDLDATPEVVVTDRPVLPATILVVAFGALVVLLWRLRT; from the coding sequence GTGGTGACCAGCGCCCTGGAGCGCCCGTGGCTGATCGCGCTCGCCGTCGTCGTCCTCCTCGCCGTGGCCGTGTTCGGCTACCTGACCCGCACCGGCCCGCAGCGCCCCGACGGCGTGCGGTGGGTCGCGAACGCCTCCTACCTGACGCAGCTCGCCTCGTTCCGCAGCCGCCTCACGCGCTACCGCGTGGGCCTGGGCGCGGTCGCCGTCGTGGCACTGACGGGTGGCGTCGCGGCCGGCGTGCTGCTCGCGCGGCCGGTGGACCGGCAGGTGCTGAACTCCGAGCTCGCCACGCGCGACATCGTGCTGTGCCTGGACGTGTCCGGCTCGATGGTGGAGTACGACGCCGAGATCGTCGACCAGTTCCTCACCCTGGTGGAGGGGTTCGACGGCGAGCGCATCGCCCTGTCGATCTGGAACCAGACCTCGCGCACCGTCTTCCCGCTGACGGACGACTACGCCCTGATCGCGGAGGAGCTCGAGGCCGCGCGCACCGCGCTCGACTTCGACATCAACGCCTACTACAACGGCTCCTACGACGAGGACGCCCTCGACCGCCTCCTTGCCTTCATCACCGGCACGGAGCTGGGCGGGGAGCAGTCGAGCTCCCTCATCGGCGACGGCCTCGCCAGCTGCGGCCTGCTGTTCGACGAGGCCGACTCCGAGCGCTCGCGCACGATCATCCTCGCCTCGGACAACCAGGTGCTCGGCACGCCGATCTACTCCCTCCCGGACGCGGCCGACGCCGTCGCCGAGCGCGAGATCGGCCTCATCGGCATCTACGCCGGGGCGAGCACGAACACCTCGGCGGCCGAGCAGAAGGAGTACGAGGACGTCGTGGCCGCGCAGGAGGGCCTGTACTTCGAGGCGTCCGACCCCAGCGCCGTCGACGCCATCATCGACCGCATCCAGTCCCAGCAGGCCATCGACCTGGACGCGACGCCCGAGGTGGTGGTGACCGACCGCCCGGTCCTGCCCGCGACGATCCTCGTGGTCGCGTTCGGCGCGCTCGTCGTCCTGCTCTGGAGGCTGCGCACATGA
- a CDS encoding vWA domain-containing protein: protein MTLQPLWPLWALVLVAVPLLAFCAVMLVRQRKHRGAWARRSGVALALVALLLGPSVVDRTGSTLQSNAEVFFVVDRTGSMAAEDYDGASPRLDGVRHDVEAIVEAFPGGRYTVIGWDSQATRQLPLTTDARAVRSWADTVRQELTTYSAGSQVDRPYAALEQALVGAAERNPNNVRLVYFMSDGENTDGSDSSADAELTSFAPLAPLVDGGAVLGYGTAEGGRMRSYDGVTPAEQAPYITDPTRGGAEAVSVIDEVTLRTIAEQLGVTYAHRITPDSVEGVTAGIDLADIAGDGRREEVLYRPVLWPLAAIALGLITWEMFVIARAYPTRLGPDGFETRRKVGAR from the coding sequence ATGACGCTCCAACCGCTGTGGCCCCTGTGGGCGCTCGTGCTCGTGGCCGTCCCGCTGCTCGCGTTCTGCGCGGTGATGCTGGTGCGGCAGCGCAAGCACCGCGGCGCCTGGGCGAGGCGCTCCGGCGTCGCGCTCGCGCTCGTGGCGCTGCTGCTGGGCCCGTCGGTCGTGGACCGCACCGGCTCGACCCTGCAGAGCAACGCCGAGGTCTTCTTCGTCGTCGACCGCACCGGCTCGATGGCCGCGGAGGACTACGACGGCGCGTCCCCGCGCCTGGACGGCGTGCGCCACGACGTCGAGGCGATCGTCGAGGCGTTCCCCGGCGGTCGGTACACCGTGATCGGGTGGGACTCGCAGGCGACGCGGCAGCTGCCGCTGACCACCGACGCCCGCGCCGTGCGCTCCTGGGCCGACACGGTGCGCCAGGAGCTGACCACCTACTCCGCGGGCTCGCAGGTCGACCGGCCGTACGCGGCCCTCGAGCAGGCCCTCGTGGGCGCGGCCGAACGCAACCCGAACAACGTCCGTCTCGTCTACTTCATGTCCGACGGCGAGAACACCGACGGCTCCGACTCCTCGGCCGACGCCGAGCTCACCTCCTTCGCGCCGCTGGCGCCGCTGGTCGACGGCGGTGCCGTGCTCGGGTACGGGACGGCGGAGGGCGGGCGGATGCGCAGCTACGACGGCGTCACCCCCGCCGAGCAGGCGCCCTACATCACCGACCCCACGCGGGGTGGGGCCGAGGCGGTCTCCGTGATCGACGAGGTCACGCTGCGCACCATCGCCGAGCAGCTCGGGGTCACCTACGCCCACCGCATCACGCCCGACTCGGTGGAGGGCGTCACTGCCGGCATCGACCTGGCCGACATCGCCGGCGACGGACGCCGCGAGGAGGTCCTGTACCGCCCGGTGCTGTGGCCGCTCGCCGCGATCGCGCTCGGCCTCATCACGTGGGAGATGTTCGTCATCGCCCGCGCCTACCCCACCCGGCTCGGACCGGACGGCTTCGAGACCCGCAGGAAGGTCGGTGCCCGATGA
- a CDS encoding MFS transporter encodes MGQSDGAAREPLRRRPFRLFWLSTTAGSAALAIGAVAVDVLVIDVLSASEFEVGLVRAAQLVPYLLVGLVAGAYVDRWRRRPVLLSTHLAQAGLLLAIPLLHVLGLLTLPAAVAVLFLAGCCAVFTAAAEQSWVPDLVPRTELVAANARVAQSMTVTQSLAPAAAGGLTSLLGAPVALAAVSLTRLGGALAVARMPRTAEAEEVPAAEREPVLRAVARGVRFTYGHRVLGPLAVSTHVWFVANAVAVVVLGLLVLRTLALPAAAYGLILTAAGVGGVAGALLATRLARLLGEGRVVVVSRLVCALGWAAVAFAPVTAPTALLVTYLALCQAVIGVSMGAEEPSEMGLRHDVTPRAMLGRVSATYRSANRTAAVVGALAGGALATALPLRTTLLVVAAVFLAAVAVAACSGVRTARIADDAG; translated from the coding sequence ATGGGGCAGAGCGACGGCGCGGCGCGCGAGCCGCTGCGGCGTCGCCCCTTCCGCCTGTTCTGGCTCTCGACCACGGCGGGGTCCGCCGCCCTCGCGATCGGTGCCGTCGCCGTCGACGTCCTGGTCATCGACGTGCTGAGCGCGAGCGAGTTCGAGGTGGGCCTCGTGCGGGCGGCACAGCTCGTGCCCTACCTGCTCGTCGGGCTCGTCGCGGGCGCGTACGTCGACCGGTGGCGACGCCGTCCCGTGCTGCTGTCCACGCACCTCGCCCAGGCCGGGCTGCTCCTGGCGATCCCGCTTCTGCACGTGCTCGGGCTGCTGACGCTCCCGGCCGCCGTCGCCGTCCTGTTCCTCGCGGGGTGCTGCGCCGTCTTCACAGCCGCGGCGGAGCAGTCGTGGGTGCCCGACCTCGTCCCGCGCACCGAGCTGGTGGCAGCGAACGCGCGCGTCGCGCAGTCGATGACCGTGACCCAGTCGCTCGCGCCGGCGGCGGCCGGCGGGCTCACGTCGCTCCTCGGGGCGCCGGTTGCGCTGGCGGCGGTCTCGCTGACCCGCCTCGGGGGCGCGCTCGCCGTCGCCCGTATGCCGCGCACCGCAGAGGCGGAGGAGGTGCCGGCGGCCGAGCGCGAGCCCGTGCTGCGCGCCGTCGCGCGCGGGGTGCGCTTCACCTACGGGCACCGGGTGCTGGGCCCGCTCGCGGTCTCGACGCACGTGTGGTTCGTGGCGAACGCCGTCGCCGTCGTGGTGCTCGGGCTGCTGGTGCTGCGCACGCTCGCGCTCCCGGCGGCCGCGTACGGCCTGATTCTCACCGCCGCGGGTGTCGGCGGGGTGGCGGGTGCGCTGCTCGCCACCCGACTCGCACGCCTGCTCGGCGAGGGCCGGGTCGTCGTCGTGAGCCGACTGGTGTGCGCGCTGGGCTGGGCGGCGGTCGCGTTCGCACCCGTGACGGCGCCGACGGCGCTCCTCGTGACCTACCTCGCGCTCTGCCAGGCGGTGATCGGGGTCTCGATGGGTGCCGAGGAACCCAGTGAGATGGGTCTGCGCCACGACGTCACGCCGCGCGCGATGCTCGGCCGCGTCAGCGCGACCTACCGCTCGGCCAACCGCACCGCCGCCGTGGTGGGCGCACTCGCGGGTGGTGCGCTCGCGACGGCGCTGCCGCTGCGGACCACGCTCCTGGTGGTCGCCGCGGTGTTCCTGGCGGCCGTCGCCGTCGCGGCGTGCTCGGGTGTGCGCACGGCGCGGATCGCCGACGACGCGGGGTGA
- a CDS encoding alpha-ketoacid dehydrogenase subunit beta translates to MTVTTAPAPTGTERLPLAKAINAGLRRALATDDRVMLMGEDIGRLGGVFRVTDGLQAEFGTQRVVDSPLAESGILGTAIGLAMAGYRPVVEIQFDGFVFPAFDQITTQLAKLRYRSKGLLEVPVVIRIPYGGNIGAIEHHSESPEALFAHTAGLRIVTPATSADAYAMIQQSIASPDPVIFLEPKSRYWDKGEVDLSGSGVDLGPDGWRSLHHARIVRPGADLTIAAYGPTVATALAAAQVAQQEGHDVEVVDLRSISPIDVDTLVESVERTTRLVVAHEAPMFFGPGAEIAAAVTERCFHHLEAPVLRVGGFHTPYPAAAVETEYLPSLDRILDAVDRALAY, encoded by the coding sequence ATGACCGTCACCACCGCTCCCGCCCCGACGGGCACCGAGCGCCTCCCGCTCGCGAAGGCGATCAACGCCGGCCTGCGCCGCGCGCTGGCCACCGACGACCGCGTGATGCTCATGGGCGAGGACATCGGCCGCCTCGGCGGCGTCTTCCGCGTCACCGACGGGCTCCAGGCCGAGTTCGGCACGCAGCGCGTGGTCGACTCCCCGCTGGCGGAGTCGGGAATCCTCGGCACGGCGATCGGCCTGGCGATGGCGGGCTACCGGCCCGTCGTCGAGATCCAGTTCGACGGGTTCGTCTTCCCCGCGTTCGACCAGATCACCACGCAGCTGGCCAAGCTGCGCTACCGCTCGAAGGGCCTTCTCGAGGTCCCCGTCGTCATCCGCATCCCCTACGGCGGCAACATCGGCGCGATCGAGCACCACAGCGAGTCGCCCGAGGCCCTGTTCGCGCACACCGCGGGCCTGCGGATCGTCACGCCCGCCACCTCTGCCGACGCCTACGCGATGATCCAGCAGTCCATCGCCTCGCCCGACCCGGTCATCTTCCTCGAGCCCAAGTCGCGCTACTGGGACAAGGGCGAGGTCGACCTCTCGGGGAGCGGCGTCGACCTCGGCCCCGACGGCTGGCGGTCGCTGCACCACGCGCGCATCGTCCGCCCCGGCGCCGACCTCACGATCGCGGCGTACGGCCCCACGGTCGCGACGGCGCTCGCGGCCGCGCAGGTCGCGCAGCAGGAGGGGCACGACGTCGAGGTCGTCGACCTGCGCTCGATCTCTCCGATCGACGTCGACACCCTCGTGGAGTCGGTCGAGCGGACCACGCGCCTGGTGGTGGCGCACGAGGCTCCGATGTTCTTCGGCCCCGGCGCCGAGATCGCCGCGGCCGTCACGGAGCGCTGCTTCCACCACCTGGAGGCCCCCGTGCTGCGCGTCGGCGGTTTCCACACGCCCTACCCCGCCGCTGCGGTCGAGACCGAGTACCTGCCCTCGCTCGACCGCATCCTCGACGCCGTGGACCGCGCGCTCGCGTACTGA